In a single window of the Diospyros lotus cultivar Yz01 chromosome 10, ASM1463336v1, whole genome shotgun sequence genome:
- the LOC127812324 gene encoding transcription factor bHLH78-like yields the protein MEEEKMFPGWNSSTFGMEIQSNELNCGFLNPNWENSMDQSDPFESALSSIVSSPVASNAGGDGIVLRELIGRLGSICNSGEISPEPYIAGNNSTNNSCYSTPLNSPPKLNLSVMDHQMKGNFPIPGNNLPNHPNLTPFSSDPGFAERAARFSCFGSMNHGGLNGQFRLNEAELPPRMEPGMVSRVSGNHSVKFPGSQMGGNSGSDKKFSRLSRSSTPDNAEFGDSREESSISEQIPGGEIGIKVQSDANGRKRKAVPKGKAKENPSPKAAAESDESNAKRSKSDEANGNEKDAAKAKSEANDNGNQKQSKESAKPPEPPKDYIHVRARRGQATDSHSLAERVRREKISERMKFLQDLVPGCNKVTGKAVMLDEIINYVQSLQRQVEFLSMKLATVNPRTGFDMEALLSKDIFQSRGSEPHNMYPLDSTSPSFPFGYLSPQGPSLDSGISNGTETAFSVHSLNAGMQRNPTMQVPAIGGFSEAASQHSTFWGDDLQSVVQMGFGQNQPQNFHGTVATGQMKVEL from the exons ATGGAAGAGGAGAAGATGTTTCCGGGGTGGAATTCTTCGACTTTCGGGATGGAGATTCAGTCCAATGAGCTGAATTGTGGGTTTTTGAATCCCAATTGGGAGAATTCGATGGATCAGAGCGATCCCTTTGAGTCGGCCTTGAGCTCCATAGTGTCGTCACCGGTGGCCTCCAATGCCGGCGGCGACGGCATCGTGCTCAGGGAACTCATCGGCAGGCTGGGAAGCATCTGTAACTCCGGCGAAATCTCACCGGAACCCTACATTGCCGGCAATAACAGCACCAACAATTCCTGCTATAGCACGCCGTTGAACTCTCCACCGAAGCTCAATCTCTCGGTCATGGATCACCAAATGAAAGGCAATTTCCCAATTCCTGGAAATAATCTCCCAAACCATCCAAATTTGACGCCTTTTTCTTCAGATCCTGGATTTGCAGAGAGGGCCGCAAGGTTTTCCTGCTTTGGCAGCATGAATCATGGAGGGCTGAATGGCCAATTCAGGCTCAATGAAGCCGAGTTGCCTCCTAGAATGGAGCCAGGAATGGTTTCTAGGGTTTCTGGGAACCATTCTGTGAAGTTCCCTGGATCCCAAATGGGTGGAAATTCGGGTTCTGACAAGAAATTCAGCAGGCTGTCAAGGTCTTCGACGCCTGACAACGCCGAATTCGGCGATTCGAGGGAGGAATCTTCGATTTCTGAGCAGATCCCGGGTGGGGAAATTGGGATCAAAGTCCAGAGTGATGCCAATGGCAGGAAGAGAAAAGCAGTTCCTAAGGGGAAAGCAAAGGAAAATCCTTCACCTAAG GCTGCAGCAGAGAGTGATGAATCCAATGCTAAGAGAAGCAAATCAGATGAAGCCAATGGAAATGAGAAGGATGCTGCAAAAGCAAAATCAGAGGCAAATGATAATGGAAACCAGAAACAAAGCAAAGAGAGTGCAAAGCCACCAGAACCTCCAAAGGACTATATCCATGTCAGAGCCCGGCGGGGACAAGCTACCGATAGCCATAGTCTGGCCGAAAGA GTTCGAAGGGAGAAGATCAGTGAAAGGATGAAGTTCCTGCAAGATCTTGTACCCGGCTGCAATAAG GTGACTGGGAAGGCTGTTATGCTCGATGAAATCATAAACTACGTGCAGTCACTGCAGCGTCAGGTTGAG TTCTTATCGATGAAACTAGCAACTGTAAATCCAAGGACGGGTTTTGACATGGAGGCTCTTCTGTCCAAGGAT ATCTTTCAGTCTCGTGGATCTGAGCCACACAATATGTACCCGTTAGACTCCACATCGCCTTCATTCCCATTCGGGTACTTATCTCCTCAAGGCCCATCCCTGGACAGTGGCATATCTAATGGAACAGAGACTGCCTTCTCAGTCCACTCTCTGAACGCTGGGATGCAGCGAAATCCAACTATGCAAGTGCCTGCAATCGGTGGATTTAGCGAGGCTGCCTCTCAG CATTCAACGTTCTGGGGGGATGACCTCCAAAGTGTTGTTCAGATGGGTTTTGGCCAAAACCAGCCACAGAACTTTCATG GGACAGTGGCAACAGGGCAAATGAAAGTGGAGCTATGA